The following nucleotide sequence is from Saccharothrix texasensis.
CCGAGGTGAGCCGGTGGCCGTCCGATCCGCGCAGCCGCAGGTAGAACGCGCTTTCCACGCGGCGGAACACGTGCGTGAACTTCACCGTGCCGCGAGCGGTGCGGGCGACCTCGAACGTCTTCACCACGGTCGTGGCGGGCGCGGAGAACGCGTCGCGGTCCGCCGCCGGGCCGGTGATCGGACCGGCGATCAGGTCCACCTTCGCCAGGCGCGGCACGACGCCCGCGAAGTTCGCGCCACGCGCCAGGTCGACCTCGATCACCACCTCGACGTCCTGGCCGCGCCGGACGAACGTGCGGCCGCCGATCGTGACGCCCCGGTTGTCGCCCTCGCCGAGCGAGCGCACCCGCAGGTTCAGCCCGTCGACGATCCGCCCGTGCACCGCGACGACCTTGCCGCCCTGCATGCCGCGCATCACGTCCACGTAGGACTTGGAGTCCGCGCCGACCAGCGTGGAGCTGTAGAAGCCCGGCCAGTAGTCGCTCTCGACCCGCGGCACGCCGGTGTCGACGGGCGCGCCGCGGCTGCCGGTCGTGTCGTGGTCGCCGTCGCCCTGCTTGTAGGTGTCCAGGTGCACCCGGTGCGAGTCGGACGTGGCGGTGACCCACCACGGCCGGCCCTCGGCGAGCAGCGAGTCCCACAGGCCGCCGACCTTGGCGGTCATCCAGTCGAACCCGCCGTAGGTGCGGTAGGGGTTCTCGGTCGCGGTCGGCGCGAAGCCGGGGAAGCTGTCCTGGTTGGGCGAGGCGTCGTAGAGCCCGCGCGCGGCGCCCCGGCCGCCGTTCGCCGTCGGGATGCCGGACGCCTGGTGGCCGGGCGCGCCCTCCATGCCGACCGCCACGCCGGGCGCCGCGTCGCGCCAGCCGCGGAACTCGTGCGGGCTGTCCACGCCGCGCCGGGCCGGGTGGTTGGCGAACATCAGCGCGATCTCGGTGCGGCCGGCGAGCACCTGCGCCTCCAGGTACCGCAGGGCCGCCAGCGCGTGCGGCTCGCCGTCGGCCGACGTGGAGCGGGCGAGCAGGCCCTTGCCGCCGTTCGCGACCGGCGTGGACAGGACACCGCCGTCGTAGGCCGCTTCGAACGCGCGCAGGATGTCCACGGTGGACCGGCCGGGCGGCAGGAACACGGTGGCGTGCTCGGCGCCCGGGATGTTCCACTCCAGACCCTGGTAGACCAGCACGTCCCGGTGCGACCGGCGGGCGCGCTCGATGTCCGGCGCGACCTGGTCGATGGAGAACTTCTCGTGCGCGACGCCGCCGTGGTCGGTGATCACCACCCAGTCGAGCCCGTGTTCGCGCGCCTTGGCGACCTGCTGCGCGACCTCGTACTGGGCGTCGTTGGAGTACTTGGTGTGGATGTGGTGGTCGCCCGCGTACCAGCGCCCGCGCCCGGCCCACGGGTTCACCGGCGCGGCCGGCCGGTCGCCGTGGGCGTGGGCGGGCAGCGCGCCCATCGTGGTCGCCACACCGGCCGCGCCCAGACCGGCCAGGAACCGCCGTCGCGCCACCGAGAGCGGCCGGTCGTCCTGGTCGTCGCGCCAGCTGCCCTCCACGTCCTCGTGGTGGTGGTCGTGGTGGTGGTCGTGCGACATGCGGTACTCCGATCATGACCCGAACGGCGGCAGACCGAAGTATCGTTTCGCCGCCGTGCGTCGGGTGGTGACCGGAGCCGAACTCCGGGTGAACACTTCGACCGGACCGTCAAGACCGCGTAAAGGACCGAGGTTCGGCCACGCGGGGGAACGGACACGCGCACACTGGGGCGGTGGACGGCAAGCGCAAGCGCGGCGAGCTGCGGATCTACCTGGGCGCGGCACCCGGTGTCGGCAAGACGTTCGCCATGCTCGGCGAGGCTCACCGGCGTCAGGACCGGGGCACGGACGTCGTGGTCGGCCTGGTCGAGACCCACGGCCGCGAGAACACCGCCGCCCTGCTCACGGGCCTCGAACAACTGCCCCACCCCCACCCCAACCCCACACCCGCACCCCAACTCCCCACCCACCCACCTACCCCGCTCGCTCCCACCCCCACCCCTGCCCGCACCTCCGCCATCACCCCCGATCCCGCTCCTCCCCAGCCGACCGACGAGGGCGACCAACCCCGCGCGGTCGACTTCCCGGCGACCTCGCCCGCGACGCCGGAGGCGGCGCAATCCAATCCAGAGCTGGACGTGGACGCGTTGCTCGCCCGCCGGCCGGAGGTGGTGGTGGTCGACGAGCTGGCGCACACGAATGCGGCCGGTTCTCGCAACGCGAAGCGGTGGCAGGACGTGGAGGAGCTGCTGGACGCGGGTATCGACGTGTTGTCCACGGTGAACGTGCAGCACATCGAGTCCCTCAACGACGTGGTCGAGCGGATCACGGGTGTGCGGCAGCGGGAGACGGTGCCGGATGAGGTGGTGCGGCGTGCGGAGCAGGTCGAGCTGGTCGATCTGACGCCGGAGGCGCTGCGTCGCCGTCTCGCCCACGGCAACGTCTACGCCGCGCACAAGATCGATGCGGCGTTGGGCAACTACTTCCGGGTGGGCAACCTGACCGCGTTGCGGGAGCTGGCGCTGTTGTGGTTGGCCGACCAGGTCGACGTGGCGTTGCAGCGCTACCGCTCGGAGCAGAGCATCACCGACACCTGGGAGACCAGGGAACGGGTCGTGGTCGCGATCAGCGGCGGCCCGGAGAGCGAGACGTTGATCCGGCGGGCCCGGCGGATCGCGGCTCGTGCGGGCGCGGAGCTGCTGGTCGTGCACATCATGCGCGGTGACGGGTTGGCGGGTGTGTCGCCGCAGCTGGTGGCGGGGTTGCGGCGGGTGACCGAGGATGTCGGCGCGACGTTCCACACGGTGGTCGGTGATGACGTGCCGACCGCGCTGCTCGACTTCGCCCGCGGGGTGAACGCCACTCAGCTGGTGCTCGGCACGTCTCGCCGGTCGCGGCTGGCCAGGGTGTTCGACGAGGGCATCGGCGCGGCGACGGTGCAGGCGTCGGGGCCGATCGACGTGCACATGGTCACCCACGACGAGGCGCGTCGTGGCCCGCGCCGGCGGTGGGCGCCTGCCGCGCACCCCTGGTTCCGCGGGCTGCTCGGCTGGGTGTTGGCGGTGCTGCTGCCCGGGGTCGTGACCGGGGTGGGGTTGCTGCTGGGTGAGGGTGTGGCGTTCTCCACGGACCTGGTCGGGTTCTTCCTGGCGACGGTCGTGGTCGCGCTGGTCGGTGGGCAAGGACCGGCGGTGGCGGCGGCGTTCTTCGGGGCGGGGCTGCTGAACTTCTTCTTCACCCCGCCGTACTACACGTTGGCCGTGGCGACGCCGGCCAACCTGGTCACGCTCGTCGCGATGCTGGTGGTGGGGGTGCTGGTCGCGTTCGTGGTGGACCACGCGGCGCGGCTGGCGGTGCAGGGCGCGCGGGCCCGCACCGAGGCGGCGCTGCTCGCCTCCTACGCGCGCACGGTGCTGACCAGCCCGTTCCCGCTGGCCCGGTTGTTGGAGAAGGTGCGGGAGAACTTCGCGCTGGAGTCGGTGGCTTTGCTGGAGCGGCGCGACGGCGAGTGGGAACGGGTGGCGTGCGTCGGGCCGCAGCCCTGCGCCGAGCCGGACGAGGCGGACGTGGACGTGCCCGTGACGGCGGACGTGCACTTGGCGTTGCGGGGTCGGACGCTGCCCGCGGCCGACCAGCGGGCGTTGGAGGCGGCGGCGGGTCAGGCGCTGATGGCGTTGCGGCAGCAGCGGATGGCCGCCGAGACGGCGCAGGCGCAGCGCCGCGCGGAGACCACGGAGCTGCGCACCGCGTTGTTGTCCGCGGTCGGCCACGACCTGCGCACACCGTTGACGTCGATCAAGGCCGCGGTCGGCAGCTTGCGCGACGCCGACCTGCGGCTGTCCGAAGAGGACACCGCCGAGCTGCTGGAGACCGTCGAGGTGTCCGCGGACCGGCTGACGGGCTTGATCGACAACTTGCTCGACTCGTCCCGGCTGGCCACCGGCGCGGTCGTGCCGCAACTGCGCGCGGTGACCTACGACGAGGTGGTAGCGCGCGCTCTGGCCGGCATCGACGAGCGCCGCGCGGTGTCCGTGGACGTGGCCGAGCACCTGCCGCCCGTGCTCGCCGACCTGGGCCTGCTCGAACGCGTGGTGGCGAACGTGATCGACAACGCCCTGCGGCACGGCAGGCTCCGCCCGCGCCGCAGGGTCGACGTGGACGGCGACGGCCGGATCGAGGCCGACGAGCCGGAGGTCGCGGTGCGCGCCAGCGCGTACGGCGACCGGGTGGAGCTGCGGGTCGTCGACTACGGGCAGGGGCTGCCGAAGAACACGGCGACCGCGGTGTTCGCGCCGTTCCAGCGCCTCGGGGACCGGGAGGCCACGCCGGGCATCGGCCTCGGGTTGAGCGTGGCGAAGGGGTTCGTGGACGCGATGGGCGGCGCCATCACCGCCGAGGACACCCCCGGTGGCGGCCTGACGATCGTGATCTCGCTGCCGATCGCCGGGGTGACGACGGCATGACCACGGTCCTGGTGGTCGACGACGACCCGGGGATCGTGCGCGCGCTGCGGATCAGCCTGAACGCCCACGGCTACCGGGTGCTGACCGCGTCGGACGGCGCGTCGGCGTTGCGCGCGGCCGAGGACGGGCCCGACGTGGTGGTGCTCGACCTCGGCCTGCCGGACCTGGGTGGCCTCGCCGTGATCACCGGTCTGCGCCGGGTCACGTCCGCGCCGATCGTCGTGCTGTCCGCCCGGCTCGACCCGGCGGTCAAGGTCAGGGCGCTGGACGCGGGCGCCGACGACTACGTGACCAAGCCGTTCGGGATGGACGAGTTCCTGGCGCGGCTGCGGGCGGCCGTGCGCCGGTCGGGCAGGCGGCGGACCGACGCCGACGAGCCGCCGGTGCGGGCGGCGTCGTTCACCGTCGACCTGACCGCGAAGAAGATCCACCGCGACGGCGCCGAGGTGCACCTGACGCCGACCGAGTGGGGCCTGCTGGAAGCCCTGGTGCGGGCGGGCGGCGAGGTGCTCAGCGCGCAGCGGCTGCTCGCGCAGGTGTGGGGGCCGAACCACACGTCGGCCACCCACTACCTGCGCGTCTACCTGGTGCAGCTGCGCCGCAAGCTCGAGCCCGACCCCGCCCACCCGCGGCACCTGGTCACCGAACCGGGCCGGGGCTACCGCTTCCAGCCGTGATCAGCGGACCGGCGTGGTGCTGATCAGGGTCCACTTCACGGCCTTGAGCGTGCCGTCGGCGGTGGTGCTCTCGCCGACGATCGTGCCCCGGTCGTTCAACGCGGTGGGGAGGCTGTGCGCGCCGCCGAGCGACCCGAGGTAGGTCACCCTCCCATTGCGCCACAGGAACGCGCGGGGCGCGTCGGGGTTGTCCGCCGAGCTCCAGCCGATCACGTCACCGCGCTCGTTGACCGCGACCGCCTCGGACGGGCTGGGCACGCCCAGGTCCACCGGCTTGCCGCCGCCGGGCCACAGCACGGCCTTGCGGTCGCCGTTGAACTCGGTGGTCCAGCCGACGACGTCGCCACGCTCGTTGATCGCCTGCGGGCCGTTCGCCACGCCGCCGGACTTGCTCAGCACGGTCACCTCCGACCCCTCCCAGCGCAACGCCTGCGTGCCCTCGTTGCCGACGATCACCCCGGCCTCGTTGATCGCTTCGACGGAGTACATGCCGGAGCCGGGCGCGGTGGCCAGGCGCTCGCACCTGGTGGTGTCCACGCAGCGGAACGCGTACGCGTCGCCACTGAACATGGGCAGCTTGTTGCCCGCGACCACCCCGGCGTCGTTGATCGCGCTCAGCCACAGGTGGGGCCCCGTCAACGGCAACGCCGTGTGCTTGCCGTCCTGCCACATGACGGCCCGCTCTTGGTGGTAGCCCGACGACGACGTGGAGTACGTCATCGGCACCGAGCCCTTGGCGTTGATCGCTGACGCGATGACCCAGCCGCCGCCCGGCGAGATGTCGGTGACCTTGCCCGCGTGCCAGATCCGCGGCCGTTGGACGTAAGGGCCCGCACCGTTGACGGCCTCCTGGATCAGCACCTGGCCGGCCTGGTTGAGCCCGGACGGGATACCGAGGCCGAGGTCGGTGTGCGCGCCGCCGGGTGACCAGTGCACCGTGTGCGGCGCGCCGTTCCCGCTGGTGAAGCCGATGACCTGGCCGAGGTCGTTGACCGCGACGGTCCGGTGGGTGGGGTAGCCGGGCAGGCCCGGCAGTTCGGTGACCAGGGCAGCCGCCCGGGCGACGGGCGCGGTCAGCAGCGGCAGGGCCACGGCCAGTGCGAGGACGGCCGCGGGCGTGCGTAACTTGGGCATGGTCGCTCCAGTGCGAGATGTCCGCTGAATCGATTCGAACGGTAGCCTCGGGCGGGACCGCCGGCGTCGGCCGGACAGCGGAATCGAGGGGGACCGTCGACCGCGCGGGAAGTCCTGTCCCGGTCGAGCCACCACGCCGTCCGGCTCTTCGACGCCTGGCGTGGCCGCCCGCTCGACCGCCGGGGTGCGCTGGACCACCTGCGTCCGTTCCGCCGGGGCGTTTGCCCGGCGGCGTCAGGGCAACCCCAGGTTCCCCGACCTGGTCCACCTGGGGTGACGCGCACCGTGGCGCGACGAGGCGCCGCCGCTCTTCGGAGGAGGTCGTCCGTGAACCGCTCCGGCTTGAGCGCGGCGCTCGCCGTGACGATGACCGCGGTGCTCGCCACCGCGCCCGCGTCCGCCGACACCGGCCGGATCCCGTGTCCCGCACGGCTGCCGGCGGACGCGACCTGTTACGGCGGGCAGGACGCCAACGGCGCGTTCCACGCGTTCGCGATCCCGGCGGACTGGAACGGCTCGCTGGTCGTGCACGCGCACGGCGGCCCCGACCTGGGCGCGCCGACCGCGGAGCGCCCCGCCGAGGACCTGGACCGCTGGGCGGTGGTGGTGCGCGAGGGTTTCGCGCTGGCGGGCTCGTCCTACCGGCGCGGCGGCTACGGCACCCGGATGGGCGCCGAGGACACCGAGAACGCGCGGAAGGCGTTCGGGCAGCGGTTCGGCCGGCCGCGCAAGACGTTCCTGCACGGCCAGTCGTGGGGCGGGAACGTGGCCGCCAAGACCATCGAGATCTACGACTCCTACGACGCCGCGCTGCTCACCAGCGGCGTGCTCGCGGGCGGGTCGCGCGGCTACGACTACCGCGTCGACCTGCGCGTGGTCTACCAGTACTACTGCGGCAACCACCCGCGCCGGGACGAACCGCAGTACCCGTTGTGGATGGGGCTGCGCGCCGACTCGACGATGACCGGCGCGGGGCTGCGCGCCCGGCTCCAGGAGTGCACGGGCCACCAGTCGCCGCCCGCCGAGCGCAGCGCGCTGCAACAGCGCAACCTGGACGACATCCTCGCCGTCACCAAGGTCCCCGAGAGCGCGCTCGCGTCGCACCTCACCTTCGCCACGTTCACGTTCCGCGACATCGTGCACCACCGGCTCGGCGGGCGGAACCCGTTCGGCAACAGGGGAGTGCGGTACACCGGTTCGCACGACGACGAGGCGTTGAACGCGGGCGTCGAGCGGTTCAGCGCCACGCCGTCGGCCGCGCGGGACCTGTCCTACGACAGCGACCCGACCGGCGCGGTGTCGATCCCGGTGATCACCGTGCACGCGATCGGCGACCCCACGGCGTTCGTGGAGCACGAGACGGCGTACCGGGCGAGCCGGGTCGGCGCGGGCACGGAGGGGAACCTCGTGCAGGCGTTCACCTCGGAGGACGAGCACAGCGCGCTCAGCGACGCCGAGTACGCCACCGCGTTGCGGGCGCTCGTGACGTGGGAGAGCACCGGCCGCAAGCCCACGCCCGCGTCGATCGCCGCCGACTGCCCGGCCGCCGACGCGCGGTACGGCACGGGCTGCTTCTTCGACCCCGCCTACCGGCCCGCGCCCTACTCGGCGCAGGTGCGCCCGCGTCCCGGCGGCACCCGGTGGCCGGCGATGACGGCCCGGCAGGAATGGCTGTGGGGGCGACTGGGCCAAGTGGGTATCGCTCCCTAGGTCGCGCCTCCCCGAAGCAACGCGGTGGCTCTCCGAGGTGTCCTGATCACTGAGGGCGGTGGTGGTCGGCGAGGCACCGCCGCGGTGGGGGGAGCTCACATGTCCCGCAGGACCAGGGCACCACTCCCGTCGGGGCTGTTCGCGGCGGTCATGATGGTCGCCGCGGCCATCCCGGCCGCCGCCGGGACGCCGCAGCGGGCCGCCGAACCGCGTGCGCCCCGGTCCCGGACGTGCCGACGTGCGGTTCGCGCAACGCCTGGACGAGCACGGCGACCTGCACGTGCTGCCGACCGACGTGCTGGGCGACGTGCGGTCCGGGGTGCTGGACGATCGGCTGTTCGACGTCACCGCCCTGATCCGGGCCGGCTACGACGACCGCTCGACCCGCGTCACGCCGCTGATCGTGACGTCGACCGGCCCGGTCGTGGCCGGTGAGCCGCTGCCCGGCATCGGCGCGCCGCGGGCCTGGCAGTCCGGGCACACCGGCGCGGGCGCGAAGGTCGCCGTCCTGGACACGGGCGTCGACCCGACCCACCCGGACCTCGTGGGGGCCGTCGTGGAGTCGCGCGACTTCACCGACAGCCCCGACGCGGACGACCACGTCGGCCACGGCACGCACGTCGCCGCCACCATCACCGGCTCCGGCCGCTACCAGGGCGTGGCGCCGGACAGCGCGGTGCTCAACGGCAAGGTGCTCGACGACCACGGCGGCGGCTACGAGTCCGAATGGCGAGCGCGAAGCCCAACCCCGACCTGACCGTGCACGAGCAGGGCGCGGGTCGGGTCGACGTGGCCGCGGCCGTCGAGACCGGGGCCCGGGGCGTGGCCAAGCCCGCCGTGCAGGTGTCGTTCGACGACGGCACGACGTGGCGGCCCGCGCCGCTGGTCAAGGTCGGTCAGCGGTGGCTCGCGGCGGTCGTCCACCCGGCCGGCGCGAAGTTCGTCTCGCTCAAGGCCCGGGCGCGCGACGCCGCGGGCAACGCGGTCGACCAGACGATCATCCGGGCCTACGGGTTGAGGTGACCGGCCCCTGGACGCGCCCGGTCACCGGCCGGGCGCGTCCAGCGGGTTGCCCGCCACCCGCTCCGCCCAGCCGTCGCGCATCAGCTCGGCGGCGGCGCAGCGCGGTTTGCGCTCGGCCTGCGCCTCGGCCCGGTCCAGGAACGCGTCGACGAACCCGAGCCGCGGGTAGCGGGTCACGACGTCGTCCTTGACCCGTTCGGCGAACCGGTCCAGCCCGCGTCCCGACACGTCGGCGCCGACCGCGACCTGCAGCAGGTGGCTCTCCGGGTCCTCGTCGGCGGGCACGTCGGCGCGCATGTGCCGCACGATGACCTCCGCCAGCCGGTCCCGCCGCACCCGCCCCCACCCGGCGCCGGCCGCGAACACCCACGCCACGTGCGCGCCGGCCTCCTCGAACGGCAGCGTGTGGCTGTCGAACGGCGGGGTGAGCGCGAGGTCGTGCAGCAGCGCGGCGACGTACAGCAGCTCGCCGTCGTGGGCGATGTCCACCACGGCCGCGTGCGCGGCGGCCAGCGAGTAGGCCCGCAACGAGTGGTTCAGCAGCCACGGCTCGGCGTACTCGTGGCAGACCTCGAGCGCGGCGGCGGCGGCCTTCGAGTCGGGCCGGGTGAAGATGAAGTCCACGTCGTGCAGCCTACGAGCAGGTGCGCCCGCCGGGGTCGCTACGACACGACGCCGTCGGCGACCAGGCCCGCCCAGATGGCCTCGCCGACCGCGGTCACCGCCGACTGGGGCCGGATCATCACGGTGAACGTGCCGATCCGGCCGTCCTCGTCCAGTTCGATCAGGTCGATGCCCTCGACCTGCTTGCCGTTCACCACCGTGCGGAAGTGCAGGACGTGGCCGGTCGGGCCGTCGTACTGGCCGACGTACCGGAAGTCCTCGAACGTCCGCTGGAGCACGCCGAACAGGGCGCGCACGGTGTCGATCCCCTCGAACGGCCGGAACTTCACCGGGCTGTGCAGCGTGATGTCGTCGCTGAAGAATTCGGTCGCGCCGACGATGTCGCCCGCCTCGACCGCCGCCTTGAACCGCAGTGCCGCGTTCATCCGTGTGCCTCCTGGTCAGATCGTGGCCGCGAGCCGCGTGCCCTGGTCGATGGCGCGTTTGGCGTCGAGCTCGGCGGCGACGTCCGCGCCGCCGATGACGTGCGTGACGACACCGCGCCCGGTGAGCGCGTCCACGAGGTCGCGCACGGGTTCCTGGCCCGCGCACACGACGACCGTGTCCACGTCCAGCACCTGCGGCCGTTCGCGCTTGGGCCCGAACGTGATGTGCAGGCCGGCGTCGTCGATCCGCTCGTAGTTCACCCCGGTCAGCTGCTCGACGCCCTTGGCCGCCAGCGCCGCCCGGTGCACCCAGCCCGTGGTCTTGCCGAGGCCCTTGCCGATCCGGGACGCCTTGCGCTGCAGGAGGTACACCTGGCGCGCGGGCTCGGCGGGCTTCGGCGCGGTGACACCGCCGCGCACCAGCTCGGGGTCGGTGACACCCCACTCGGCACGCCACTCGGCCACGTCCAGGGCGGGGGAGGAGGCGTGGGTCAGGAACTCGGCCACGTCCACCCCGATCCCGCCCGCGCCGATCACCGCGACCCGATCGCCGACCGGCGCGCCGTGGCGGACGACGTCCACGTAGGACAGGGCGCGTTCGACGCCCGGGATGGCGGGCAGTCGCGGCGCGACGCCGGTGGCGACGACGACCTCGTCGAACCCGGCCACGTCGTCGGCGGTGACCTTCGCGCCGAGGTGCAGCGTCACCCCGGTCAGCTCGACGCGCCGCCGGAAGTAGCGGATCGTCTCGGCGAACTCCTCCTTGCCCGGGATGCGGCGGGCGATCGCGAACTGGCCGCCGATGTCGTCGTCGGCCTCGAACAGCTCGACCTCGTGCCCCCGCTCGGCCAGCGCGGTCGCCGCCGCGAGCCCCGCCGGACCCGCGCCGACCACCGCGACCCGCTTGACGCGGCGGGTCGGCAGCAGCCGGAGCGTGGTCTCGTTGCCCGCCCGCGGGTTGACCATGCAGGTCGCCTTCTTCAACGAGAACGTGTGGTCCAGGCACGCCTGGTTGCACGCGATGCACGTGTTGATCTCGTCGGCGCGGCCGGTCTCGGCCTTGCGCACCCAGTCCGGGTCGGCCAGGAACGGTCGGGCCATCGACACCATGTCCGCGTCGCCGCGCGCCAGCACCTCCTCGGCGACCTCCGGCATGTTGATCCGGTTCGACGTGACCACTGGGATGCCGACGTGCGGGCGCAGCTTGGCGGTGACGTTCGTGAACGCCGCGCGCGGCACGGACGTGACGATGGTCGGCACCCGCGCCTCGTGCCAGCCGATGCCGGTGTTGATGATCGTCGCGCCGGCCGCCTCGACCTCCTGGCCGAGGGCGACCACCTCGTCCCACGTCTGG
It contains:
- a CDS encoding S8 family peptidase gives rise to the protein MRFAQRLDEHGDLHVLPTDVLGDVRSGVLDDRLFDVTALIRAGYDDRSTRVTPLIVTSTGPVVAGEPLPGIGAPRAWQSGHTGAGAKVAVLDTGVDPTHPDLVGAVVESRDFTDSPDADDHVGHGTHVAATITGSGRYQGVAPDSAVLNGKVLDDHGGGYESEWRARSPTPT
- a CDS encoding HD domain-containing protein; the protein is MDFIFTRPDSKAAAAALEVCHEYAEPWLLNHSLRAYSLAAAHAAVVDIAHDGELLYVAALLHDLALTPPFDSHTLPFEEAGAHVAWVFAAGAGWGRVRRDRLAEVIVRHMRADVPADEDPESHLLQVAVGADVSGRGLDRFAERVKDDVVTRYPRLGFVDAFLDRAEAQAERKPRCAAAELMRDGWAERVAGNPLDAPGR
- a CDS encoding response regulator; the encoded protein is MTTVLVVDDDPGIVRALRISLNAHGYRVLTASDGASALRAAEDGPDVVVLDLGLPDLGGLAVITGLRRVTSAPIVVLSARLDPAVKVRALDAGADDYVTKPFGMDEFLARLRAAVRRSGRRRTDADEPPVRAASFTVDLTAKKIHRDGAEVHLTPTEWGLLEALVRAGGEVLSAQRLLAQVWGPNHTSATHYLRVYLVQLRRKLEPDPAHPRHLVTEPGRGYRFQP
- a CDS encoding PHP domain-containing protein, with the protein product MSHDHHHDHHHEDVEGSWRDDQDDRPLSVARRRFLAGLGAAGVATTMGALPAHAHGDRPAAPVNPWAGRGRWYAGDHHIHTKYSNDAQYEVAQQVAKAREHGLDWVVITDHGGVAHEKFSIDQVAPDIERARRSHRDVLVYQGLEWNIPGAEHATVFLPPGRSTVDILRAFEAAYDGGVLSTPVANGGKGLLARSTSADGEPHALAALRYLEAQVLAGRTEIALMFANHPARRGVDSPHEFRGWRDAAPGVAVGMEGAPGHQASGIPTANGGRGAARGLYDASPNQDSFPGFAPTATENPYRTYGGFDWMTAKVGGLWDSLLAEGRPWWVTATSDSHRVHLDTYKQGDGDHDTTGSRGAPVDTGVPRVESDYWPGFYSSTLVGADSKSYVDVMRGMQGGKVVAVHGRIVDGLNLRVRSLGEGDNRGVTIGGRTFVRRGQDVEVVIEVDLARGANFAGVVPRLAKVDLIAGPITGPAADRDAFSAPATTVVKTFEVARTARGTVKFTHVFRRVESAFYLRLRGSDGHRLTSDGHPVMDVVGDADPWADLWFYANPVFVDVI
- a CDS encoding nuclear transport factor 2 family protein, whose amino-acid sequence is MNAALRFKAAVEAGDIVGATEFFSDDITLHSPVKFRPFEGIDTVRALFGVLQRTFEDFRYVGQYDGPTGHVLHFRTVVNGKQVEGIDLIELDEDGRIGTFTVMIRPQSAVTAVGEAIWAGLVADGVVS
- a CDS encoding DUF4118 domain-containing protein gives rise to the protein MDGKRKRGELRIYLGAAPGVGKTFAMLGEAHRRQDRGTDVVVGLVETHGRENTAALLTGLEQLPHPHPNPTPAPQLPTHPPTPLAPTPTPARTSAITPDPAPPQPTDEGDQPRAVDFPATSPATPEAAQSNPELDVDALLARRPEVVVVDELAHTNAAGSRNAKRWQDVEELLDAGIDVLSTVNVQHIESLNDVVERITGVRQRETVPDEVVRRAEQVELVDLTPEALRRRLAHGNVYAAHKIDAALGNYFRVGNLTALRELALLWLADQVDVALQRYRSEQSITDTWETRERVVVAISGGPESETLIRRARRIAARAGAELLVVHIMRGDGLAGVSPQLVAGLRRVTEDVGATFHTVVGDDVPTALLDFARGVNATQLVLGTSRRSRLARVFDEGIGAATVQASGPIDVHMVTHDEARRGPRRRWAPAAHPWFRGLLGWVLAVLLPGVVTGVGLLLGEGVAFSTDLVGFFLATVVVALVGGQGPAVAAAFFGAGLLNFFFTPPYYTLAVATPANLVTLVAMLVVGVLVAFVVDHAARLAVQGARARTEAALLASYARTVLTSPFPLARLLEKVRENFALESVALLERRDGEWERVACVGPQPCAEPDEADVDVPVTADVHLALRGRTLPAADQRALEAAAGQALMALRQQRMAAETAQAQRRAETTELRTALLSAVGHDLRTPLTSIKAAVGSLRDADLRLSEEDTAELLETVEVSADRLTGLIDNLLDSSRLATGAVVPQLRAVTYDEVVARALAGIDERRAVSVDVAEHLPPVLADLGLLERVVANVIDNALRHGRLRPRRRVDVDGDGRIEADEPEVAVRASAYGDRVELRVVDYGQGLPKNTATAVFAPFQRLGDREATPGIGLGLSVAKGFVDAMGGAITAEDTPGGGLTIVISLPIAGVTTA
- a CDS encoding NADPH-dependent 2,4-dienoyl-CoA reductase, yielding MTAYPTLLKPLDLGFTTLRNRVLMGSMHTGNEDRAKDFDALAAYFAERARGGVGLIVTGGFSPNRAGSLYPFASKLTTHREARDHRVITQAVHEHDGKIALQLLHAGRYAYHPFSVSASALKAPIAKFRPRALSDRGVRAQVDAFARATALAREAGYDGIEIMGSEGYFINQFLAPRTNKRTDRWGGSAENRRRVAVEVVRRCREAAGPDFVIVYRLSMIDLVEDGQTWDEVVALGQEVEAAGATIINTGIGWHEARVPTIVTSVPRAAFTNVTAKLRPHVGIPVVTSNRINMPEVAEEVLARGDADMVSMARPFLADPDWVRKAETGRADEINTCIACNQACLDHTFSLKKATCMVNPRAGNETTLRLLPTRRVKRVAVVGAGPAGLAAATALAERGHEVELFEADDDIGGQFAIARRIPGKEEFAETIRYFRRRVELTGVTLHLGAKVTADDVAGFDEVVVATGVAPRLPAIPGVERALSYVDVVRHGAPVGDRVAVIGAGGIGVDVAEFLTHASSPALDVAEWRAEWGVTDPELVRGGVTAPKPAEPARQVYLLQRKASRIGKGLGKTTGWVHRAALAAKGVEQLTGVNYERIDDAGLHITFGPKRERPQVLDVDTVVVCAGQEPVRDLVDALTGRGVVTHVIGGADVAAELDAKRAIDQGTRLAATI